A DNA window from Actinomadura luzonensis contains the following coding sequences:
- a CDS encoding IclR family transcriptional regulator — translation MTEDRAPAGVPASHSVSLERGLSILDAFTGDRSVLGIADLARAVGLNKSTTHRYVATLTALRYLQQDAETKKYFLGPRAVDLGFAAIDSMELTRVTGPLLQALADETGFTVSAAVRDGPDVVYVDRRRSTRRSSLAMDLNLHAGSRLPAYCTSMGKVLLAFQDPAALRHVLDHTDLARRGPRTITNREQLLAALARVRRCGIAVNDEELAPGLRSFSAPVRDRSGEVVAAINVAVYLTLAPTTVEALAGRLEGPLRRTAAEISRRLGHRPALEQGSS, via the coding sequence GTGACCGAAGACCGCGCCCCAGCAGGCGTCCCGGCGTCGCACTCGGTGTCCCTGGAGCGGGGGCTGAGCATCCTGGACGCCTTCACCGGCGACCGCTCGGTGCTGGGGATCGCCGACCTGGCCCGGGCGGTGGGCCTCAACAAGAGCACCACGCACCGCTACGTCGCCACCCTGACCGCGCTGCGCTACCTCCAGCAGGACGCCGAGACGAAGAAGTACTTCCTCGGCCCGCGCGCCGTGGACCTGGGGTTCGCCGCGATCGACTCGATGGAGCTCACCCGCGTCACCGGCCCGCTGCTGCAGGCGCTCGCCGACGAGACCGGGTTCACGGTGAGCGCGGCGGTGCGCGACGGGCCCGACGTCGTCTACGTGGACCGGCGGCGCAGCACCCGGCGCAGCTCCCTGGCCATGGACCTCAACCTGCACGCCGGCTCCCGCCTGCCGGCCTACTGCACCTCCATGGGCAAGGTGCTGCTCGCCTTCCAGGACCCGGCGGCGCTGCGGCACGTCCTGGACCACACCGACCTGGCCCGCCGGGGGCCGAGGACGATCACCAACCGGGAGCAGCTGCTGGCCGCGCTGGCCAGGGTCCGCCGGTGCGGGATCGCGGTCAACGACGAGGAGCTGGCCCCGGGGCTGCGCTCGTTCTCCGCGCCGGTGCGCGACCGGTCCGGCGAGGTGGTGGCCGCGATCAACGTCGCGGTGTACCTGACGCTGGCGCCGACCACCGTCGAGGCGCTGGCCGGGCGCCTGGAGGGGCCGCTGCGGCGCACCGCGGCGGAGATCTCCCGGAGGCTCGGCCACCGGCCCGCTCTGGAGCAGGGTTCGAGCTGA
- a CDS encoding aldehyde dehydrogenase family protein: protein MTVTRELLIGGKSVPARSGRTTADLNPYTGQAYATVAAAGPEDVTLAVDAAQAAFADWAALSPFARRAIFLKAADLLQERGEEAAALMADEVGGTRPWALFNVGLAANVLRESAAAITAPRGDVLAAQEEGALGLAVREPVGVVAAFSPWNAPLILGVRAVAAALAAGNTVVMKPSEDAPIACGLFVADVLAAAGLPDGVLNVVTNDPADAAQIAETLIADPRVRAVNFTGSTEIGRIIGAHAARHLKPAMLELGGKNAIIVLDDADLGYAVDAATFGVFMNAGQICMSGDRVLVHESLAEEFTARFAAKVAALPAGDPADPATVIGPLVSAAAARRVAALVSDAVAKGATVVTGGGEPEGAVHPATVLTGVPRDADLYYGEGFGPVCVIDTFATDEEAVAKANDTDHGLTAGVITENGTHGLRVARRLRTGIVHVNDQSVADEPQAPFGGFKSSGYGRFGGRWGIEAFTNTRWITLATQHAHYPF from the coding sequence ATGACCGTCACCCGCGAACTGCTCATCGGCGGCAAGTCCGTGCCCGCCCGGTCCGGCCGTACCACCGCCGACCTGAACCCCTACACCGGGCAGGCGTACGCGACCGTGGCCGCCGCCGGGCCCGAGGACGTCACGCTCGCGGTGGACGCCGCGCAGGCCGCCTTCGCCGACTGGGCGGCGCTGAGCCCGTTCGCCCGCCGCGCGATCTTCCTCAAGGCTGCCGACCTGCTGCAGGAGCGCGGCGAGGAGGCGGCGGCGCTGATGGCGGACGAGGTCGGCGGCACCCGGCCGTGGGCGCTGTTCAACGTCGGCCTGGCCGCGAACGTCCTGCGCGAGAGCGCCGCCGCGATCACCGCGCCGCGCGGCGACGTGCTCGCCGCGCAGGAGGAGGGCGCGCTCGGCCTGGCCGTACGCGAGCCCGTCGGCGTGGTCGCCGCGTTCTCCCCGTGGAACGCGCCGCTCATCCTCGGCGTCCGCGCGGTGGCCGCCGCGCTCGCCGCCGGGAACACCGTCGTCATGAAGCCCAGCGAGGACGCGCCGATCGCGTGCGGCCTGTTCGTCGCCGACGTGCTGGCCGCGGCCGGGCTCCCCGACGGCGTGCTCAACGTCGTCACCAACGACCCGGCCGACGCCGCGCAGATCGCCGAGACGCTGATCGCCGACCCCCGGGTGCGCGCGGTCAACTTCACCGGCTCCACCGAGATCGGCCGCATCATCGGCGCCCACGCCGCCCGGCACCTCAAGCCGGCCATGCTGGAGCTCGGCGGCAAGAACGCGATCATCGTGCTCGACGACGCCGACCTCGGCTACGCGGTGGACGCGGCCACGTTCGGGGTGTTCATGAACGCGGGCCAGATCTGCATGTCCGGCGACCGGGTGCTGGTGCACGAGTCGCTGGCGGAGGAGTTCACCGCCAGGTTCGCCGCCAAGGTCGCCGCGCTGCCCGCCGGCGACCCGGCCGACCCCGCCACCGTGATCGGGCCGCTGGTCTCCGCCGCCGCGGCGCGGCGCGTCGCCGCCCTCGTCAGCGACGCCGTCGCCAAGGGCGCCACCGTCGTCACCGGCGGCGGCGAGCCGGAGGGCGCGGTGCACCCGGCGACCGTCCTGACCGGCGTGCCCCGCGACGCCGACCTGTACTACGGCGAAGGCTTCGGCCCGGTCTGCGTGATCGACACCTTCGCCACCGACGAGGAGGCCGTCGCCAAGGCCAACGACACCGACCACGGCCTGACGGCGGGCGTCATCACCGAGAACGGCACCCACGGCCTCCGCGTGGCCCGCCGGCTGCGGACCGGCATCGTGCACGTCAACGACCAGTCGGTCGCCGACGAGCCGCAGGCCCCGTTCGGCGGCTTCAAGTCCTCCGGCTACGGCCGGTTCGGCGGCCGCTGGGGCATCGAGGCCTTCACCAACACCCGCTGGATCACCCTGGCCACCCAGCACGCGCACTACCCCTTCTGA